In a genomic window of Luoshenia tenuis:
- the secY gene encoding preprotein translocase subunit SecY, translated as MFETFKNAWKIPDLRKKILYTLLMLLIYRIGSFVPVAGINREFIASVVGQNNLLGLIDIISGGSLANFTIFAMGISPYINASIIMQLLTVAIPKLERLSKEGEEGRKKIATYTRYFTVVLGLVQSVGIILSLGSSAVTSTSFFNYFVIGVSLTAGTALTMWIGERITENGVGNGISLLIFVGIISRVPNMLYQAFQAISVGEMSFWVLPIMLVVIVALITAVVFVDLGQRRVPVQYAKKVVGRKMYGGQNTHIPMKVNSGGVLPLIFASAIITFPEILCQIFWPNSPFYVWYTQYIGVGSWVYMIIQALLILFFSYFYNTISFNPEEISKNLQQHGGFIPGIRPGRPTMEYLHRVSVRLCFFGAVFLSLMALLPSIFISVGGSMMGSLMRAFGSTSLLITVSVALETSKQIESQMLMRHYKGFLS; from the coding sequence GTGTTTGAGACCTTCAAAAACGCGTGGAAGATCCCGGACCTGCGCAAGAAGATCCTGTACACGCTTTTGATGCTGCTGATCTACCGGATCGGTAGCTTCGTGCCGGTGGCCGGGATCAACCGGGAATTCATCGCCAGTGTGGTGGGCCAGAATAACCTGCTGGGCTTGATCGACATTATTTCGGGCGGTTCGCTTGCGAACTTCACCATCTTTGCGATGGGTATCAGCCCCTACATCAATGCCTCGATCATCATGCAGCTGCTCACCGTGGCCATTCCGAAGCTGGAACGGCTGAGCAAAGAGGGCGAGGAGGGCCGCAAGAAGATCGCGACCTACACCCGCTACTTCACCGTGGTGCTGGGCCTGGTCCAGTCGGTGGGTATCATCCTGAGCTTGGGTTCAAGCGCGGTGACCTCCACCAGCTTCTTTAACTACTTCGTCATCGGCGTGAGCCTGACGGCCGGTACCGCGCTGACCATGTGGATCGGCGAGCGCATTACCGAGAACGGCGTGGGCAACGGCATTTCGCTGTTGATCTTTGTGGGTATTATCTCCCGCGTGCCCAACATGCTCTACCAGGCCTTCCAGGCCATCAGCGTAGGGGAGATGTCCTTCTGGGTGCTGCCGATCATGCTGGTCGTGATCGTGGCGCTGATCACCGCCGTGGTGTTTGTCGATTTGGGGCAGCGCCGCGTGCCGGTGCAGTACGCCAAAAAGGTGGTGGGCCGCAAGATGTACGGCGGCCAGAACACCCACATCCCCATGAAGGTGAACTCCGGCGGCGTGCTGCCGTTGATCTTCGCCTCGGCGATCATCACCTTCCCGGAGATTCTCTGCCAGATCTTCTGGCCCAACAGCCCGTTTTACGTTTGGTATACCCAGTATATCGGCGTGGGCAGCTGGGTGTATATGATCATCCAGGCGCTGTTGATCCTGTTCTTCTCGTATTTTTATAATACGATCAGCTTTAACCCTGAGGAGATCTCGAAGAACCTGCAGCAGCACGGCGGCTTTATCCCGGGCATCCGCCCCGGCCGGCCGACGATGGAATACCTGCACCGGGTCTCGGTGCGGTTGTGCTTCTTTGGCGCGGTATTTCTCTCGCTCATGGCGCTGCTGCCCTCGATCTTTATCAGCGTCGGCGGCTCGATGATGGGCAGCCTGATGCGCGCGTTTGGTTCCACCAGCTTGCTGATCACCGTATCCGTTGCGCTGGAGACCTCCAAGCAGATCGAGTCTCAGATGCTGATGCGCCACTACAAAGGCTTCCTATCCTAA
- a CDS encoding adenylate kinase, with the protein MKIVFLGPPGAGKGTQAMVISRELGIPHISTGDIFRQNIKNETPLGVAAKKFIDEGRLVPDDLTLDLVNDRLAAADCKNGYLLDGFPRTLPQAEALDEKVALDYAVNVDVAHDHLIDRLSGRRVCPECGASYHITTLDGAQECAVCGNLLIQRDDDKPETIRKRLEVYEAQTRALIDFYRDKGILVDIDGARSVQEVRADILAALGSDAK; encoded by the coding sequence ATGAAAATCGTATTTTTAGGCCCTCCGGGCGCCGGTAAAGGCACCCAGGCCATGGTTATCAGCCGGGAGTTGGGCATCCCCCATATCTCGACGGGCGATATCTTTCGCCAGAATATCAAGAATGAGACGCCCCTGGGCGTGGCCGCCAAGAAGTTTATCGACGAAGGCCGCCTGGTGCCCGACGATCTGACCCTTGATCTGGTGAACGACCGGCTCGCCGCGGCGGACTGCAAAAACGGCTATCTGCTCGACGGCTTCCCGCGCACCCTGCCCCAGGCCGAGGCGCTGGATGAGAAGGTCGCGCTGGACTATGCGGTCAACGTGGATGTGGCGCACGATCACCTGATCGACCGCCTGAGCGGTCGCCGCGTCTGCCCCGAGTGCGGGGCCAGCTATCACATCACCACACTGGATGGCGCGCAGGAGTGCGCCGTGTGCGGCAACCTGCTCATCCAGCGGGATGACGATAAGCCTGAAACGATCCGCAAGCGCCTGGAGGTCTATGAGGCTCAGACGCGCGCGCTGATCGACTTTTACAGGGACAAGGGCATCTTAGTGGATATCGACGGCGCGCGCAGCGTCCAAGAGGTTCGCGCGGATATCCTGGCCGCATTGGGAAGTGACGCGAAATGA
- the map gene encoding type I methionyl aminopeptidase, translating into MIEIKTREEIAHMRDAGRIAAKARQAVGQAVAPGITTAELEKIAEDTIRSCGAIPSFKGYEGFPYAICASTNEEVVHGFPSQRVLQEGDIFSADIGTIYEGWQGDTAETFPVGKVSKEAQALIEVTEASFWEAVKFCKVGYRLGDISYAVQQYCESRGYGVVRDLCGHGIGREMHEDPEVPNFGRPGKGPRLQAGMVIAIEPMITTGTYRVRVRPDGWTVVTADGSLASHYEHTVAITDGEPEILTAL; encoded by the coding sequence ATGATCGAGATCAAGACCCGGGAAGAGATCGCGCATATGCGTGACGCAGGCCGGATCGCCGCGAAGGCCCGCCAGGCGGTGGGCCAGGCCGTGGCGCCCGGTATCACCACAGCGGAGCTGGAAAAAATCGCTGAGGATACCATCCGTTCCTGCGGGGCGATCCCTTCCTTTAAAGGGTACGAGGGCTTCCCCTACGCGATCTGCGCTTCCACCAATGAAGAAGTGGTGCACGGGTTCCCCTCTCAGCGGGTTTTACAGGAAGGCGACATCTTTTCCGCCGATATCGGCACCATCTACGAGGGCTGGCAGGGCGATACCGCCGAAACCTTCCCCGTAGGCAAGGTCTCCAAAGAGGCCCAGGCGCTGATCGAGGTGACCGAAGCCAGCTTCTGGGAAGCGGTCAAGTTTTGCAAGGTGGGCTACCGGCTGGGGGATATCTCCTATGCCGTGCAGCAGTACTGCGAGTCCCGCGGCTATGGCGTGGTGCGCGATCTGTGCGGCCACGGCATCGGCCGGGAGATGCATGAGGACCCGGAAGTGCCCAACTTTGGCCGGCCCGGCAAGGGCCCAAGGCTGCAGGCGGGCATGGTCATCGCCATCGAACCTATGATCACCACCGGCACCTACCGGGTGCGGGTGCGCCCCGACGGGTGGACCGTCGTCACGGCGGACGGGTCGCTGGCCTCCCATTACGAACACACCGTGGCCATCACCGATGGCGAGCCCGAGATCTTGACGGCTCTTTAA
- a CDS encoding KOW domain-containing RNA-binding protein, which translates to MERIPPEPGRIVFSKSGRDAGKYFIILSVLDDDYVLLCDGQMRKLANPKKKKLKHLAIKPECIDSLREKLLNDKRIFDSEVRSALESAGFYNRKVSGEE; encoded by the coding sequence ATGGAGAGAATACCCCCTGAACCTGGAAGGATCGTGTTTTCCAAATCCGGAAGGGACGCGGGCAAATATTTCATCATTTTAAGTGTTTTGGATGATGATTATGTGTTATTATGTGATGGGCAGATGCGCAAACTGGCCAATCCCAAGAAAAAGAAACTGAAACATTTGGCAATTAAGCCTGAATGTATTGACAGTTTGCGGGAAAAATTGTTAAATGATAAGCGTATATTCGATTCAGAAGTGCGCAGTGCTTTGGAATCAGCCGGTTTCTATAACCGGAAGGTAAGCGGAGAGGAGTGA
- the infA gene encoding translation initiation factor IF-1 produces MSKQDVIEVEGTVVEAYPNAMFEVELSNGHKILAHISGKLRMNFIRILPGDKVTLELSPYDLTRGRITWRGKA; encoded by the coding sequence ATGTCCAAACAAGATGTCATTGAGGTTGAAGGCACCGTTGTGGAGGCATATCCTAACGCGATGTTTGAGGTGGAACTCAGCAATGGACATAAGATCCTCGCCCATATATCGGGCAAGCTGCGGATGAACTTTATCCGGATTTTGCCTGGCGACAAAGTGACTTTGGAACTATCGCCGTATGACCTGACCCGCGGCAGGATTACCTGGCGCGGCAAGGCATAA
- the rpmJ gene encoding 50S ribosomal protein L36: MKVRPSVKPICEKCKIIKRKGHVMVICENPKHKQKQG, from the coding sequence ATGAAGGTGCGTCCGTCGGTCAAGCCGATTTGCGAAAAGTGCAAAATCATCAAACGCAAGGGCCATGTGATGGTCATTTGCGAGAATCCCAAACACAAACAGAAACAGGGCTAA
- the rpsM gene encoding 30S ribosomal protein S13, translated as MARISGVDLPREKRVEIGLTYIFGVGRPTAQAILAATGINPDTRVRDLTEAEVGKLREYIDQNVKVEGDLRREVALNIKRLVEIGCYRGVRHRRGLPVRGQNTKNNSRTRKGPKRTVAGRKKK; from the coding sequence ATGGCGCGAATTTCTGGCGTGGACCTGCCCCGGGAAAAGCGGGTCGAAATTGGCCTGACCTATATTTTTGGCGTCGGCCGTCCTACCGCGCAGGCGATTCTGGCCGCTACCGGTATCAATCCGGACACCCGTGTCCGCGATCTGACCGAGGCGGAGGTAGGTAAACTCAGAGAATATATCGATCAGAACGTGAAGGTGGAGGGCGACCTGCGTCGTGAGGTAGCCTTGAACATCAAGCGTCTGGTGGAAATTGGATGTTATCGTGGCGTTCGCCATCGCCGTGGCTTACCGGTACGCGGGCAGAACACGAAAAATAACTCGCGTACGCGCAAGGGCCCGAAGCGGACGGTTGCGGGCCGTAAGAAGAAGTAA
- the rpsK gene encoding 30S ribosomal protein S11 has translation MAKPKVKKTTRRRREKKNIEHGAAHIASSFNNTIVTITDTAGNALSWASAGGLGFRGSKKSTPFAAQMAAETAAKAAMEHGLRTVEVFVKGPGSGREAAIRSLQAAGLEINLIKDVTPIPHNGCRPPKRRRG, from the coding sequence ATGGCGAAGCCTAAAGTAAAAAAGACGACGCGTCGTCGTCGCGAGAAAAAGAATATTGAACATGGCGCGGCGCATATCGCCTCGTCGTTCAACAATACCATCGTTACCATTACCGATACGGCCGGTAACGCCTTGAGCTGGGCCAGCGCCGGCGGTTTGGGCTTCCGCGGCTCGAAAAAGAGCACGCCCTTTGCCGCGCAGATGGCGGCCGAAACGGCTGCCAAGGCCGCGATGGAGCACGGCCTGCGCACGGTAGAGGTATTCGTCAAGGGCCCCGGCTCTGGACGTGAAGCGGCGATCCGTTCCCTGCAGGCGGCGGGTCTTGAGATCAATCTGATCAAAGACGTGACCCCCATTCCGCACAACGGCTGCCGTCCGCCCAAGCGCAGAAGAGGCTAA
- the rpsD gene encoding 30S ribosomal protein S4, producing the protein MARYTESVCRLCRREGCKLFLKGDRCYSGKCAINKRPTPPGQHGQGRRGKVSEYGMQLREKQKVRRAYGMMEGQFRRYFDMAEKMKGVTGENMLQLLERRLDNVAYRMGFGESRPQVRQLVTHGHFLVNGRKVDIPSYLVKAGDVVTVREKSRSQELFKKIRENGASKPSPKWVEVNFETLEGKVVALPTREDIDLSIEEHLIVEFYSK; encoded by the coding sequence ATGGCTAGATATACTGAATCGGTTTGCCGGCTGTGCCGCCGCGAGGGCTGCAAGCTCTTTTTGAAGGGCGACCGCTGCTATTCCGGCAAATGTGCGATCAATAAGCGCCCCACCCCCCCGGGCCAGCATGGCCAGGGCCGCCGCGGCAAGGTGTCCGAGTATGGCATGCAGCTGCGCGAGAAGCAGAAGGTCCGCCGTGCCTATGGCATGATGGAGGGCCAGTTCCGCCGTTACTTTGATATGGCGGAGAAGATGAAGGGCGTAACCGGTGAGAACATGCTCCAGCTGTTGGAGCGCCGCCTGGACAACGTGGCCTACCGCATGGGCTTTGGCGAGAGCCGCCCGCAGGTACGTCAGCTGGTCACCCATGGCCACTTCCTGGTAAATGGCCGCAAGGTGGATATCCCCAGTTACCTGGTCAAGGCCGGTGACGTGGTGACCGTGCGCGAGAAGAGCCGCTCACAGGAGCTGTTCAAGAAGATCCGCGAAAACGGCGCTTCCAAGCCCAGCCCCAAGTGGGTCGAGGTCAACTTTGAGACGCTGGAGGGCAAGGTCGTGGCGCTGCCCACCCGCGAGGATATCGACCTGAGCATCGAAGAGCATCTCATCGTCGAGTTCTACTCCAAGTAA
- a CDS encoding DNA-directed RNA polymerase subunit alpha, with product MIEIEKPKIECVDRGDGDRYAKFVIEPLERGFGTTLGNTLRRILLSSLPGVAVTTVRIDGVLHEFSTIPGVAEDVAEILLNLKGISAKIHSDEVKTVVIDAQGAGEVTAGDIVCDSEVEILNPDLHIATLNEDAKLHMEITLERSRGYVSADRNKQPNMPIGVIPVDSIFTPIRKVHYAVENTRVGQITDYDKLTLELWTNGSISPEEATSLAAKILCEHLMLFVNLTENVGSVEIMVEKEEDKKEKILEMSIEELDLSARSYNCLKRAGINTVEELVMRSEGDMMKVRNLGRKSLEEVVQKLAGLGLSLRLNDE from the coding sequence ATGATCGAGATAGAAAAGCCCAAAATCGAGTGTGTAGATAGAGGAGACGGGGATCGCTACGCCAAGTTTGTCATCGAACCGTTGGAGCGGGGCTTTGGCACGACGCTGGGCAACACCCTGCGCCGCATCCTGCTCTCTTCGCTGCCGGGCGTGGCGGTTACCACCGTGCGCATCGACGGCGTGCTGCATGAGTTCTCCACCATTCCGGGCGTCGCCGAGGATGTGGCCGAGATCCTGCTCAACTTGAAGGGCATCTCCGCCAAGATCCACTCCGACGAGGTCAAGACGGTGGTGATCGACGCGCAGGGCGCGGGCGAAGTGACGGCGGGGGACATCGTGTGCGACAGCGAGGTGGAGATCCTCAATCCCGATTTGCATATCGCAACGCTGAACGAGGATGCCAAGCTGCACATGGAGATCACCTTAGAGCGCAGCCGCGGCTATGTTTCGGCTGACCGCAATAAGCAGCCCAACATGCCTATCGGCGTCATCCCGGTGGATTCCATCTTTACCCCCATCCGCAAGGTGCATTACGCGGTGGAGAACACCCGCGTGGGGCAGATCACCGATTATGACAAGCTCACCTTAGAGCTGTGGACCAACGGCAGCATCTCCCCCGAGGAGGCCACCAGCCTGGCGGCCAAGATCCTGTGCGAGCACCTGATGCTCTTTGTCAACCTCACGGAGAACGTGGGCAGCGTAGAGATCATGGTGGAGAAGGAAGAGGACAAAAAGGAGAAGATCCTGGAGATGTCCATCGAGGAGCTGGATCTTTCCGCCCGGTCCTATAACTGCCTCAAGCGCGCGGGCATCAATACCGTTGAGGAATTGGTGATGCGCAGCGAGGGCGATATGATGAAAGTGCGCAACCTGGGGCGCAAGTCCCTGGAGGAAGTCGTACAGAAGCTGGCCGGTTTGGGCCTGAGCCTGCGCCTGAACGACGAGTAG
- a CDS encoding bL17 family ribosomal protein: MSGYRKLNRPADQRKALLRNQVTALLWNGKIETTQARAKEVRAIAEKLITLAVREYDNTLTVTKDVLNDKGQTVPTEFKIDAPSKLHARRQIMAYVYDVQEAKQPKESKSDYKERTADIKHPLVEKMFGEMAPKYAKRKEESGQGGGYVRMLKKGPRRGDAAEMVILELL; this comes from the coding sequence ATGTCTGGATATCGGAAACTGAACCGTCCGGCGGACCAGCGCAAGGCGCTGCTGCGCAACCAGGTGACGGCCCTGCTGTGGAACGGCAAGATCGAGACCACGCAGGCCCGCGCCAAAGAGGTGCGCGCGATCGCCGAGAAGCTGATCACCCTGGCGGTCCGTGAATATGACAATACCCTGACGGTGACCAAGGACGTTTTGAACGACAAGGGCCAGACCGTGCCCACCGAGTTCAAGATCGATGCGCCCAGCAAGCTGCATGCCCGCCGTCAGATCATGGCTTATGTGTACGATGTGCAGGAAGCCAAGCAGCCTAAAGAGAGCAAGAGCGATTACAAGGAGCGCACCGCGGACATCAAGCATCCCCTGGTGGAGAAGATGTTCGGCGAGATGGCGCCCAAGTACGCCAAGCGCAAGGAAGAGTCCGGCCAGGGCGGCGGCTATGTCCGCATGCTCAAAAAGGGTCCCCGCCGCGGCGATGCCGCCGAGATGGTGATCCTGGAGCTGCTCTAA
- a CDS encoding energy-coupling factor transporter ATPase — protein MEPIIRLENVFYEYPRAEQPPLPALRGVSLAVTPGEFVAVIGHNGSGKSTMAKLMNGLYLPTEGSVTVKGMDTADDENLWPIRQSAGMVFQNPDNQMVATIVEEDVAFGPENLGLAPQLIRQRVDEALRAVGMAEKAQSAPHMLSGGQKQRIAIAGIIAMRPEIIILDEPTAMLDPVGRAEVMDTVVKLNREQGITVVHITHFMEEAVHADRVVVMEGGRIIMQGRPREIFRQVARIKQLGLDVPKMTELSYLLRQRGVKVPDDTVTVGEMVEALCRS, from the coding sequence ATGGAACCGATCATTCGCCTGGAAAACGTATTTTATGAATATCCCCGGGCTGAGCAGCCGCCGCTGCCGGCGCTGCGCGGCGTGTCCCTTGCGGTAACGCCGGGCGAGTTCGTGGCGGTCATCGGCCATAACGGCTCGGGCAAATCCACCATGGCCAAGTTGATGAACGGGCTGTACCTGCCCACAGAAGGCAGTGTCACCGTCAAGGGCATGGATACTGCGGACGACGAGAACCTGTGGCCCATCCGCCAGAGCGCGGGCATGGTGTTCCAGAACCCGGATAACCAGATGGTCGCCACCATCGTGGAGGAGGACGTGGCCTTCGGCCCGGAGAACCTGGGGCTGGCCCCCCAGCTGATCCGTCAGCGTGTGGACGAGGCGCTGCGCGCCGTGGGCATGGCCGAAAAGGCGCAGTCCGCCCCGCACATGCTATCCGGCGGGCAAAAGCAGCGCATCGCCATCGCGGGCATCATCGCCATGCGGCCGGAGATCATTATTTTAGACGAGCCCACCGCCATGTTGGACCCGGTGGGACGCGCCGAGGTGATGGATACGGTGGTCAAGCTCAACCGGGAGCAGGGCATCACCGTGGTGCACATCACCCACTTTATGGAGGAGGCCGTGCACGCCGACCGGGTGGTGGTGATGGAGGGCGGCCGCATCATCATGCAGGGCAGGCCCCGGGAGATCTTCCGCCAGGTGGCGCGCATCAAGCAACTGGGCCTGGATGTGCCCAAGATGACGGAATTAAGCTACCTGCTGCGCCAGCGGGGCGTAAAGGTGCCGGACGATACTGTAACGGTAGGGGAGATGGTGGAAGCGCTATGCCGATCGTAG
- a CDS encoding energy-coupling factor transporter ATPase translates to MPIVVQNLSHTYMGGGPFRAEALKDVSLSIADGEFVGLIGHTGCGKSTLVQHLNGLLKPTAGRVLVDGMDINAKDADRRKVRQLVGLVFQYPEHQLFEETVAKDVAFGPHNLGLGEEEVDRRVKDSLRLVGIDPEEYGPRSPFELSGGQKRRVAIAGVLAMRPKMLVLDEPTAGLDPAAREELLRLIQSLHREAGMTILMVTHNMDDIARVADRIVVMNAGSVVLSGTPREVFSHGAQLASWGLGVPEATQLIDALNAAGWELPQGLFRLEELADAIAARAKGGRHD, encoded by the coding sequence ATGCCGATCGTAGTACAAAACCTGTCGCATACCTATATGGGGGGAGGGCCCTTCCGGGCGGAGGCGCTAAAGGATGTATCCCTCAGCATTGCCGACGGCGAATTTGTGGGCCTGATCGGCCATACCGGCTGCGGTAAGTCCACCCTGGTGCAGCACTTAAACGGGCTGCTCAAGCCCACCGCCGGCCGGGTGCTGGTGGATGGGATGGATATCAACGCCAAGGACGCGGACCGGCGCAAGGTCCGCCAGCTGGTGGGGCTGGTGTTCCAGTATCCCGAGCACCAGCTCTTTGAGGAAACGGTGGCAAAGGACGTGGCCTTTGGCCCCCATAACCTGGGCCTGGGCGAAGAAGAAGTGGACCGCCGGGTGAAGGATTCCCTGCGCCTGGTGGGCATCGACCCGGAGGAATACGGGCCGCGCAGCCCCTTTGAGCTTTCCGGCGGGCAAAAGCGGCGGGTGGCCATCGCAGGCGTGCTGGCCATGCGGCCTAAAATGTTGGTGCTGGACGAGCCCACCGCAGGGCTGGACCCGGCGGCCCGGGAGGAGCTGCTGCGGCTGATCCAGAGCCTGCACCGGGAGGCGGGAATGACCATCTTGATGGTCACCCATAATATGGACGACATCGCCCGGGTGGCGGACCGCATCGTGGTGATGAACGCGGGCAGCGTGGTGCTCAGCGGCACGCCGCGGGAGGTGTTCTCCCACGGGGCGCAGCTGGCGTCCTGGGGTTTGGGCGTGCCCGAGGCCACCCAGCTGATCGACGCGCTGAATGCGGCGGGCTGGGAGCTGCCCCAGGGGCTTTTCCGCCTGGAGGAACTGGCCGACGCCATCGCCGCGCGCGCCAAAGGAGGCCGGCATGATTAA
- a CDS encoding energy-coupling factor transporter transmembrane component T family protein, with product MIKDITIGQYYPGDSPLHKMDPRMKIVVAMVFIVAIFLVKTWWGYLAVLLFFLLGLLVSRLPVKFMLKSVKPLLFIIILTFVLNLFLSPEGNALFQWGFLKVTDRGLEMAAMLSLRLIFLVLSASLLTLTTSPIALTDGIERLLSPLKVIHFPAHELAMMMTIALRFIPTLLEETDKIMKAQMARGADFESGNILRRAKAMVPLLVPLFVSAFRRADELAMAMEARCYKGGSGRTRMKVLHLARRDYIALTAVAVLVALLVLERVFL from the coding sequence ATGATTAAGGATATCACCATCGGACAGTATTATCCCGGGGATTCCCCCCTGCATAAAATGGACCCGCGCATGAAGATCGTGGTGGCCATGGTGTTTATCGTGGCCATCTTCCTGGTCAAGACCTGGTGGGGCTACCTGGCGGTGCTGCTGTTTTTCCTGCTGGGGCTGCTGGTCAGCCGCCTGCCGGTCAAATTCATGCTCAAAAGCGTCAAGCCGCTGCTGTTTATCATTATATTGACGTTTGTGCTCAACCTGTTTTTGTCGCCGGAGGGCAACGCCCTGTTCCAATGGGGTTTTTTAAAGGTGACCGACCGGGGGCTGGAGATGGCCGCCATGCTCAGCCTGCGGCTGATCTTTCTGGTGCTTTCGGCCTCGCTTTTGACGCTGACCACCTCGCCCATCGCCCTGACCGACGGCATCGAGCGGCTGCTCTCGCCCTTAAAGGTGATCCACTTCCCGGCTCACGAGCTGGCCATGATGATGACCATCGCCCTGCGCTTCATCCCCACGCTGCTGGAGGAGACCGATAAGATCATGAAGGCGCAGATGGCCCGGGGCGCGGACTTTGAATCCGGCAACATCCTGCGTAGGGCCAAGGCCATGGTGCCGCTTTTGGTGCCGCTGTTCGTCAGCGCCTTCCGCCGTGCGGATGAGCTGGCCATGGCCATGGAGGCCCGCTGCTATAAAGGCGGCTCCGGCCGCACCCGCATGAAGGTGCTGCACCTGGCCCGGCGGGATTATATCGCCCTAACCGCCGTGGCGGTGCTGGTGGCGCTGCTGGTGCTGGAACGGGTGTTTTTGTAG
- the truA gene encoding tRNA pseudouridine(38-40) synthase TruA produces MRVKLIVEYDGTRYAGWQRQKNAVAVQQRLEEALWAVTGERQSVTGASRTDAGVHALGQCVHFDTRCGIPAEKFSFALNTRLPEDIRVVASARAADDFHARFMACGKRYRYLYCNRPHQSALARNFSWHVFWPLDVEKMRAAGQLLLGYRDFAAFMAAGSPVKDTRRTLTYLDVQREGDFVTLTVEGDGFLYNMVRIIAGNLNYVGQGKMPPEMLLKLLNGAPRRLGGPTAPPQGLRLERVFYPGDEASWHPPQGQTARET; encoded by the coding sequence ATGCGCGTCAAACTGATTGTGGAATACGATGGCACCCGCTACGCGGGCTGGCAGCGCCAGAAAAACGCCGTGGCCGTGCAGCAGCGCCTGGAAGAGGCACTCTGGGCCGTGACGGGGGAGCGCCAATCCGTCACCGGGGCCAGCCGCACGGATGCCGGGGTGCACGCCCTGGGTCAGTGCGTGCACTTTGATACGCGCTGCGGCATCCCGGCTGAAAAGTTCAGTTTTGCGCTCAACACCCGCCTGCCCGAAGATATCCGCGTGGTGGCCTCGGCCCGGGCGGCGGATGATTTCCACGCCCGCTTTATGGCCTGCGGCAAGCGCTATCGCTACCTGTACTGCAACCGGCCGCACCAAAGCGCCCTGGCGCGCAACTTCAGCTGGCACGTGTTCTGGCCGCTGGATGTGGAAAAGATGCGCGCCGCCGGCCAGCTTTTGCTGGGCTACCGGGATTTTGCGGCCTTTATGGCCGCGGGCAGCCCGGTCAAGGACACCCGGCGCACGCTGACCTATCTGGACGTGCAGCGCGAGGGGGACTTTGTCACCCTGACGGTGGAAGGGGACGGCTTTCTTTATAACATGGTGCGCATCATCGCGGGCAACCTCAATTACGTGGGCCAGGGCAAAATGCCCCCGGAAATGCTGCTGAAGCTTTTAAACGGCGCGCCCCGCCGCTTGGGCGGCCCCACCGCGCCGCCGCAGGGCCTGCGCTTAGAGCGGGTATTTTACCCCGGCGACGAGGCCAGCTGGCACCCGCCCCAGGGGCAAACCGCGCGGGAAACGTAA
- the rplM gene encoding 50S ribosomal protein L13, whose amino-acid sequence MVKTFMANSQNVERKWYVIDAEGQVLGRVASRVASILRGKNKPTFTPHVDTGDHVIVINVDKMVLTGNKLDQKFYYRHTQHPGGLKAVSYRHLMADKPEQALQLAVKGMLPKNSLGRAMIKKLRIYQGAEHNHQAQKPEALEI is encoded by the coding sequence ATCGTGAAAACTTTTATGGCGAACAGCCAGAATGTCGAACGCAAATGGTATGTGATCGACGCTGAAGGTCAGGTGCTTGGGCGCGTGGCTTCCCGCGTTGCCTCCATCCTGCGGGGCAAAAATAAGCCCACCTTCACGCCCCATGTGGATACGGGGGATCACGTCATTGTCATTAATGTGGACAAGATGGTGCTTACCGGCAATAAGCTGGATCAGAAATTCTATTACCGCCACACCCAGCACCCCGGCGGGCTCAAAGCGGTATCCTACCGTCATTTGATGGCGGATAAGCCCGAGCAGGCGCTGCAGCTGGCCGTTAAAGGCATGCTGCCCAAAAACAGCCTGGGCCGCGCGATGATCAAAAAGCTGCGCATCTACCAGGGCGCGGAGCATAACCATCAGGCGCAGAAGCCTGAGGCACTCGAGATTTAA